A single Parabacteroides timonensis DNA region contains:
- a CDS encoding GNAT family N-acetyltransferase gives MIREVRLEDVKAITAIYNEYVINSTATFETQPVKEEEMCVRVRAISTDFPYFVYEADNEIAGYCYAHPWKEKAAYKYTLETTIYLSPKHTGKGIGRQLLQKLIDECRRRGFHALIACITEGNETSNILHAKLGFNQVSRFEQVGLKFDRWLGVADYELVLSPAGLSSI, from the coding sequence ATGATAAGAGAGGTAAGATTAGAAGATGTGAAAGCTATTACGGCTATTTATAACGAATATGTTATAAACAGTACAGCCACATTCGAAACACAACCTGTGAAAGAGGAAGAAATGTGTGTCCGTGTAAGAGCGATCTCAACAGATTTCCCCTATTTTGTTTATGAAGCAGACAACGAAATTGCAGGTTATTGCTATGCTCACCCGTGGAAAGAGAAAGCGGCCTATAAATACACGTTGGAAACCACAATCTACCTCTCTCCCAAACACACAGGCAAAGGCATCGGACGTCAACTCCTGCAAAAATTGATCGACGAATGCCGTCGCAGAGGCTTCCATGCACTCATCGCCTGCATAACAGAAGGAAATGAAACAAGTAACATCTTACATGCCAAACTAGGCTTCAACCAGGTATCCAGATTCGAACAAGTCGGATTGAAGTTCGACCGCTGGCTGGGAGTAGCGGATTACGAATTGGTGTTAAGCCCTGCCGGTCTGTCTTCTATTTGA
- a CDS encoding DUF3575 domain-containing protein, with translation MKVQRIILLLTAVLFSTVTHAQKIALKNNLLMDAMASPNLGVEFKVGERTTIDIPASLNLWSFSDTKKFKHVAVQPEVRWWLCQPLTGHFWGAHAHYASYNVGGIGPFSTIKENRYEGWLVGAGISYGYNWILAPRWSIEATVGVGYAYLSYDKFPCGKCQPLEHSGTKHYFGPTKLGLTLIFLIK, from the coding sequence ATGAAAGTTCAAAGGATTATATTGTTACTGACAGCGGTTCTGTTCTCGACAGTAACCCATGCGCAGAAGATTGCTCTGAAAAACAACCTGCTGATGGATGCCATGGCGTCACCCAACCTGGGAGTAGAGTTTAAAGTCGGAGAAAGAACCACGATCGATATTCCCGCCAGTCTGAATTTGTGGAGTTTCAGTGATACAAAAAAGTTCAAGCATGTTGCCGTGCAGCCCGAAGTCCGTTGGTGGTTATGCCAACCTTTGACCGGGCATTTCTGGGGAGCGCATGCGCATTATGCCTCTTATAATGTAGGCGGCATCGGTCCTTTCAGTACGATTAAAGAGAATCGGTACGAAGGATGGCTGGTCGGTGCGGGTATCAGTTACGGTTACAATTGGATACTGGCTCCCCGCTGGTCGATTGAAGCCACCGTAGGCGTAGGATATGCCTATCTGTCGTATGATAAGTTTCCGTGTGGAAAATGCCAGCCGTTGGAGCATAGCGGAACAAAGCATTATTTCGGACCGACGAAGCTGGGCTTGACGTTGATCTTCCTTATAAAATAA
- a CDS encoding AraC family transcriptional regulator produces MFITAGLLNMLLKHFGTTQAEISEILAGLKYDYTLLQNPTSYIDANILGVYLEYIVKKTGNPRIGLETGFLLPFVLTGSFFNIYNQSKTVREIFENENPFDPAINNIYTFETKENDIHFSLEISIEPQFKMLYPVASKQWIEMQCGFFLQYAYSFTGRFIHPVVVYSMYDKEGTKDKLEEYMGCSVIFNHDRLILTFNKAILDLPIITGNKEILTIFEDYMNEIRIHETGGNNSLTRTVHRYLMHSLSNADLSLKHVAGRFNMSERNIQRKLKEEGTSYQKILDGLRMELSQKYLKEKIPLPEIGFLLGFESQSAFNKFFKKHFGTQPSIYACIKS; encoded by the coding sequence ATGTTTATTACAGCAGGCTTACTAAATATGCTTCTAAAGCACTTCGGAACAACACAAGCCGAAATATCCGAAATACTGGCGGGATTAAAATATGACTACACCCTTTTGCAAAACCCGACATCTTATATCGACGCAAACATACTGGGAGTATATCTGGAGTATATCGTAAAAAAGACCGGCAATCCAAGGATAGGCCTCGAAACAGGATTCTTATTACCCTTTGTCCTGACCGGAAGCTTCTTCAATATTTATAACCAAAGCAAGACCGTGCGGGAAATTTTTGAGAATGAAAATCCATTCGATCCGGCCATCAATAATATATATACATTTGAAACAAAAGAAAACGACATTCATTTTTCCCTCGAAATATCAATAGAACCTCAATTCAAGATGTTATATCCGGTCGCCTCAAAGCAGTGGATCGAAATGCAATGCGGCTTTTTCCTTCAATATGCTTATAGTTTTACCGGCAGATTCATACATCCGGTCGTTGTCTACTCCATGTATGATAAAGAAGGGACAAAAGATAAGCTGGAAGAATATATGGGTTGTTCCGTCATCTTCAACCATGACCGGTTGATCCTCACATTCAACAAGGCGATATTGGATTTACCCATAATCACAGGAAATAAGGAAATACTTACTATTTTCGAAGACTACATGAATGAGATACGAATACATGAGACAGGAGGAAATAACAGCTTAACCAGAACGGTTCACAGATACCTTATGCATAGCCTATCCAATGCCGACCTATCCTTAAAACATGTTGCAGGCAGATTCAATATGAGCGAACGTAATATCCAAAGAAAACTAAAAGAAGAAGGCACTTCCTATCAAAAGATACTGGATGGTCTCCGTATGGAATTGTCTCAAAAATATTTGAAAGAGAAAATTCCTTTGCCGGAGATCGGATTCCTGCTTGGTTTCGAAAGTCAGAGTGCCTTCAATAAATTCTTTAAAAAACATTTTGGAACACAGCCTTCTATTTATGCCTGCATCAAATCATGA
- a CDS encoding helix-turn-helix domain-containing protein, translating into MYIDNENFEKWMEKLSKKLTVIGQDLKSLINTDTVLDDNEKILDNQDLAFLLKVSFRTLQRYRVNNQLPYFTIGKKTYYRAVDIRAFVRERADSQTYKRFEKDNQLTNQP; encoded by the coding sequence ATGTATATAGACAACGAAAACTTCGAGAAGTGGATGGAAAAGCTATCCAAAAAGCTCACCGTAATCGGACAAGATTTGAAATCTCTTATCAATACTGATACAGTACTAGATGATAATGAGAAGATTCTTGATAATCAGGATTTAGCTTTTCTCCTGAAAGTATCTTTCCGAACTCTTCAACGCTACAGAGTAAATAATCAACTTCCTTATTTCACTATCGGAAAGAAAACCTATTATCGGGCTGTAGATATTCGAGCTTTTGTTCGTGAACGTGCCGATTCTCAAACCTACAAACGGTTTGAAAAAGACAATCAGTTGACAAATCAGCCCTGA
- a CDS encoding GNAT family N-acetyltransferase: MKKLLVSGLYVTDYTFSSKSLAFQMNENWITSHWQLEAHDLEILDYPQENILDKGGYIFVATYKGEPVGVCSLCKMNDSIYDYELAKLAVTPNIQGKGIGRFLCEAVINQAKELGATKIFLESNTLLKPAINLYRKLGFKEVAEYHPLYARGDIQMELTIK; this comes from the coding sequence TTGAAAAAGCTGCTTGTATCAGGATTATACGTAACCGATTACACATTTTCTTCAAAAAGCTTGGCTTTTCAAATGAATGAAAACTGGATTACTTCACATTGGCAATTGGAAGCACATGATTTGGAAATACTTGATTATCCACAAGAAAATATATTGGATAAGGGTGGCTATATTTTTGTTGCAACCTATAAAGGTGAACCAGTCGGTGTATGTTCCCTTTGTAAAATGAATGATTCGATATATGATTACGAATTAGCAAAACTTGCCGTAACACCCAATATTCAGGGAAAAGGTATCGGACGATTTTTATGCGAAGCTGTGATAAACCAAGCAAAAGAACTAGGTGCAACAAAGATATTCTTAGAAAGCAATACTCTTTTAAAACCGGCAATCAACCTTTATCGCAAACTGGGCTTCAAAGAAGTTGCAGAATATCACCCATTGTATGCCAGAGGTGACATCCAAATGGAGTTAACCATAAAATAA
- a CDS encoding NACHT domain-containing protein: MNYLFENLGDERFQELCQCIINTQFSNTQCFPVGQPDGGRDGLAYIGNKGESTVFQVKFSRDGNNVSNIYEWLSSTIKKELPKIKFLAERRNAKAYYLITNVKGSSHLDNGTIDKIKHFLDETIPIPAFCWWRDDLSRFLDTYPLLKWSFCDILNGQDILNYNVFQNLEEKKEKRESVLRAYLQDQYDLDCEVKFKQIELQNNIFDLFVDVPIIPKEEIRNLSRNEVKSNVFQCIRAWHIHSKYELDKVDEECTGAVDYLLSLNKYVKSSKLVVEGGPGQGKSTITQYICQVHRARLLNRKWEIEKIPIKVRNMPLQIPFKIDLRDFASWLNRQNPYSNIVNDNYFERRWQESFESFLIAHIFYHSKIEDFEMSDFFAIGKRAAVLIVLDGFDEIADTKLRNKVVEAIQKGYSRLSSNLLSLQFIITSRPAAFANSNSFPIIEYPHFELSDIKDSTTKEYLEKWIHSKRMTEREAHSIRKLVEEKLKLPHLKELAKSPMQLAILISLLNTRGESLPNKRTSLYDSYIDLFFNRESEKNADIRDQRDLIINIHRYLAWVLHSEAETLKNNGRIEIQRLKNKLNTYLKSEGHPIDLADKLFSVMHERVCALVSRVQGTFEFEVQPLREYFCAKYLYDTAPYCPAGTEKNGTKPDRFEALAKNYYWHNVLRFFAGCFDRGELPMLIFKLKEIQSDPILKYTSFPRYITAQLLSDWVFSQYPKLFQNAIEIILDGINIGAVLSEGYRAKKNTIVLPINCGKQELVNQCMACLKKFPTEDYAKELINIIVNNNESCVKEWKEYCLNLSGEKLTQWFKYGYNLGILCKLSYNEIDEILAIDSNKDCKKLILLINSNQFNYINTRPQHKQLLLENILNGNVFFIDRRGNNSPIYQLYKLLCIQYNGRLYQDTLYDVNMPYESFFYDQRIIMNLDEEENQNDIPIVDPLDEKIINILENCKSVFSMPIEQWRISILPWDIVVEETRKIFGDSILLYEYAVLSAGIKSQTQKFSEFNNLEDNKQSLCKRIRYARLKSGNVSYWKKILSQSDNKYLALLVLLVWGTAKTIIELLPTIDQLYNILSEVNQDKLIESLEKLGWLSSMSMTKEQHAYLRSELNISDKCKLILFLRMKYEDRIEYIDVFFQFYNGNDLKILSLKLNYLIQNIRQAANISILLPEIKRIYLKMNSPLNFYLNRRRHNITLDYESAKIIMSDCHSYPRILCSIAEEICHDYAIKNTKAVGKIAADDDWFEY; this comes from the coding sequence ATGAACTATTTATTTGAAAATCTAGGTGATGAGCGTTTTCAGGAGTTATGTCAATGCATAATCAACACACAATTCAGTAATACACAATGTTTTCCTGTCGGTCAACCAGATGGGGGAAGAGATGGACTTGCTTACATTGGTAATAAAGGCGAATCTACAGTTTTTCAGGTTAAATTTAGTAGGGATGGAAATAATGTTTCCAATATCTATGAGTGGTTATCATCAACAATAAAAAAAGAACTACCTAAAATAAAATTCTTAGCAGAACGTAGAAATGCTAAAGCATATTACTTAATAACCAATGTAAAAGGAAGCTCACATTTAGATAATGGAACTATTGATAAAATAAAGCATTTTTTAGATGAGACAATACCTATACCCGCATTCTGTTGGTGGAGAGATGATTTATCTCGATTTTTGGATACCTATCCTTTGCTAAAATGGTCGTTTTGTGACATTTTGAATGGACAAGATATATTAAACTACAATGTTTTTCAGAATTTAGAGGAAAAAAAAGAAAAAAGAGAGTCTGTTTTAAGAGCTTATTTGCAAGATCAGTATGATCTTGATTGTGAAGTAAAATTTAAACAAATAGAGTTACAGAACAATATATTTGATTTATTTGTTGATGTTCCTATTATACCCAAAGAAGAAATTAGAAATCTATCTAGAAATGAAGTGAAGTCAAATGTGTTCCAATGTATACGTGCTTGGCATATTCATTCTAAGTATGAACTAGATAAAGTCGATGAAGAATGCACTGGAGCTGTTGACTATCTTTTATCCTTAAATAAATATGTAAAAAGTTCAAAGCTAGTTGTAGAAGGAGGTCCTGGACAAGGTAAATCAACTATTACCCAATATATATGTCAAGTACATAGAGCAAGATTATTAAATAGAAAATGGGAAATTGAGAAAATTCCAATAAAAGTAAGAAATATGCCACTGCAAATACCTTTTAAAATAGATTTAAGAGACTTTGCATCTTGGTTAAATAGGCAAAATCCATATAGTAATATTGTTAATGATAATTATTTTGAAAGAAGGTGGCAAGAAAGCTTTGAGTCTTTCTTGATTGCTCATATTTTTTATCATTCAAAAATTGAAGACTTTGAGATGAGTGATTTTTTTGCCATAGGCAAGAGGGCTGCAGTTCTCATTGTATTAGATGGATTTGATGAAATAGCAGATACTAAACTAAGGAATAAAGTAGTAGAAGCAATTCAAAAGGGTTATTCTAGATTAAGTAGCAATCTGCTATCTTTACAGTTTATAATAACTAGTAGACCTGCTGCCTTTGCTAATTCAAATAGTTTCCCTATTATTGAATATCCCCATTTTGAACTAAGTGATATAAAAGATTCAACAACAAAAGAATATTTAGAAAAATGGATACATTCTAAAAGGATGACTGAAAGAGAGGCTCATTCAATAAGAAAACTTGTTGAAGAAAAACTAAAACTCCCCCATTTAAAAGAATTAGCAAAAAGCCCAATGCAATTAGCAATTTTGATCAGTCTATTAAACACAAGGGGTGAGTCATTGCCAAACAAACGAACATCTTTATATGATAGCTATATAGATCTTTTTTTTAATCGTGAATCTGAAAAAAATGCAGACATAAGAGACCAAAGAGATTTAATTATCAATATTCATCGATATTTAGCATGGGTTTTACATTCAGAAGCAGAAACTTTAAAGAATAACGGAAGAATAGAAATTCAGCGCTTAAAAAATAAATTAAATACCTATTTAAAGTCAGAGGGACATCCCATAGATCTTGCAGACAAATTATTTTCAGTTATGCATGAACGAGTTTGTGCATTAGTATCAAGAGTACAAGGCACATTTGAATTTGAAGTTCAACCGTTAAGAGAATATTTTTGTGCGAAATATCTATATGATACCGCCCCTTATTGCCCTGCAGGCACAGAAAAAAATGGAACTAAGCCTGACAGATTTGAAGCTTTAGCTAAAAACTATTACTGGCACAATGTATTGCGTTTTTTTGCAGGATGCTTTGACAGAGGCGAATTGCCTATGTTAATTTTTAAATTGAAAGAAATACAATCAGATCCAATTTTGAAATATACAAGTTTTCCTCGATATATAACAGCACAGCTTTTATCTGATTGGGTTTTCTCTCAATATCCTAAATTATTCCAAAATGCAATTGAAATCATTTTAGATGGAATAAATATTGGTGCTGTATTATCTGAAGGATATAGAGCAAAAAAGAACACAATAGTGTTGCCTATTAATTGTGGAAAACAAGAACTTGTAAACCAATGTATGGCTTGCTTAAAAAAGTTTCCGACTGAAGATTATGCAAAGGAACTAATCAATATCATTGTAAATAACAATGAAAGCTGCGTTAAAGAGTGGAAAGAATATTGCTTAAATCTTAGCGGAGAGAAATTAACGCAATGGTTTAAATATGGGTATAATCTTGGAATATTATGCAAATTATCATATAATGAAATTGATGAAATTCTCGCAATTGACAGCAATAAAGATTGCAAGAAATTAATACTATTAATTAATAGCAATCAGTTTAATTACATTAATACAAGACCTCAACATAAACAATTATTATTAGAAAATATTTTAAATGGAAATGTGTTTTTTATTGATCGGAGAGGAAATAATTCACCTATCTATCAATTATATAAACTGCTATGCATTCAATATAACGGGAGACTCTATCAAGATACTTTATATGATGTAAATATGCCATATGAATCTTTCTTTTACGACCAAAGAATCATTATGAATTTAGACGAAGAGGAAAACCAAAATGATATTCCAATAGTAGACCCACTTGATGAAAAAATTATCAATATATTAGAAAATTGTAAATCGGTTTTCAGCATGCCAATAGAACAATGGAGAATTAGTATATTGCCATGGGATATAGTAGTAGAGGAAACTAGAAAGATATTTGGAGATTCAATCCTTTTATATGAATATGCAGTTTTATCTGCTGGCATTAAATCACAAACTCAAAAATTCTCCGAGTTTAATAATTTAGAAGATAATAAGCAATCTTTATGTAAAAGAATTCGGTATGCCCGGCTAAAATCAGGAAATGTCAGCTATTGGAAAAAAATTTTAAGTCAATCTGACAATAAGTACTTAGCCCTTCTGGTATTATTGGTTTGGGGGACTGCAAAAACAATAATTGAATTACTTCCCACTATAGATCAGTTGTACAATATTTTATCGGAAGTAAACCAAGACAAATTAATTGAATCTCTTGAAAAACTAGGATGGCTTTCTTCCATGTCAATGACAAAGGAACAGCATGCTTATTTGAGATCAGAACTAAATATATCCGATAAATGTAAACTCATTCTATTTTTAAGAATGAAATATGAAGATCGTATAGAATATATAGATGTTTTTTTCCAATTTTACAATGGAAATGATCTCAAGATATTGTCCTTGAAATTGAATTATCTTATTCAAAATATTCGTCAAGCTGCGAATATCTCTATTTTATTACCAGAAATAAAAAGGATATATTTAAAAATGAATTCACCTTTAAATTTCTATTTAAATAGAAGAAGACATAATATTACGTTAGATTATGAGTCTGCAAAAATAATAATGTCAGATTGTCATTCATATCCAAGAATTTTATGCTCTATTGCAGAAGAAATCTGTCATGATTATGCAATAAAGAACACTAAGGCTGTAGGAAAAATTGCGGCAGACGACGATTGGTTTGAATATTAG
- a CDS encoding BfmA/BtgA family mobilization protein has product MPNSSRKTIFTTISIDKETAALVEKICKRYSLKKSEVVKLAFGYIDKAHINPSEAPESVKSELAKINKRQDDIIRFIRHYEEEQLNPMIRATNSIALRFDAIGKTLEALILSQLKVSQERQTVVLKKLSEQFCNHADVINNQSKQINALYQIHQRDYKKLLHLIQLYSELSACGVMDSKRKENLKVKISNLINT; this is encoded by the coding sequence ATGCCAAACAGCAGTCGAAAAACGATATTCACTACCATTTCCATAGACAAGGAAACGGCAGCTTTGGTAGAGAAGATATGCAAACGCTATTCACTGAAAAAGAGTGAAGTTGTAAAGTTGGCGTTCGGGTATATAGACAAGGCACATATCAACCCATCCGAAGCACCTGAATCCGTAAAATCAGAACTGGCGAAAATAAATAAGAGACAGGATGATATTATCCGCTTCATTCGTCACTACGAGGAAGAACAACTGAATCCCATGATACGGGCAACAAATTCTATTGCTTTGCGTTTCGATGCTATTGGCAAAACTTTGGAAGCTCTTATTCTCTCTCAACTGAAAGTCAGTCAGGAGAGACAAACAGTGGTACTAAAAAAGTTAAGTGAACAGTTCTGTAATCATGCCGATGTGATAAACAACCAATCGAAACAAATTAACGCACTCTACCAGATACACCAACGGGATTATAAAAAGTTACTTCACCTGATACAACTCTATTCGGAGTTATCCGCTTGTGGTGTGATGGATAGCAAAAGAAAAGAGAACCTGAAAGTTAAAATCAGCAATCTGATAAATACATAG
- a CDS encoding AraC family transcriptional regulator has product MKSSYFIYPSLPLFQYVKYYWILRTNETGSMSIQTIPSGCMHLVFHRGGNLLLSTGKSQPKCFVRGQFSVPGSLSPEGEIDMIAVILHPLAAKLFSSYSMNEFCNQYIPVEDLENRELNHLVRTVRDEADIYKCIRQIELFLQKRLMADNCNSKRIANSIQLIVNHPQVKIDSLADNACLGYRHFKRIFTEHVGMNPKEYYRVIRFQRLLYILQQRPDMEITQLAYLCGFADHSHLVKDFKSFTGVSPTQYLLSRSPYSTFFSNDCRLNLIKKH; this is encoded by the coding sequence TTGAAATCTAGTTACTTCATATATCCGTCATTGCCTTTATTCCAATATGTGAAATACTATTGGATATTGAGAACGAATGAAACAGGGAGCATGTCTATCCAAACAATACCGTCCGGATGCATGCATCTTGTTTTCCATCGTGGTGGCAATTTATTGCTTTCAACCGGGAAATCGCAACCGAAATGTTTTGTCCGTGGACAGTTCTCCGTTCCGGGAAGTCTGTCTCCTGAAGGTGAAATCGATATGATTGCAGTCATATTGCACCCTTTGGCAGCAAAACTCTTCTCTTCGTATTCTATGAATGAGTTTTGTAATCAATATATCCCGGTGGAAGATCTGGAAAATAGGGAGTTGAATCATTTGGTAAGGACTGTGAGGGATGAAGCGGACATATATAAATGCATTCGGCAAATAGAGTTATTTTTGCAAAAAAGGCTGATGGCAGATAATTGTAATTCTAAAAGAATCGCGAACTCGATTCAGTTGATTGTAAATCATCCTCAGGTCAAAATAGACTCTCTTGCCGATAATGCTTGCCTGGGATACAGGCATTTTAAAAGAATATTCACCGAACATGTGGGGATGAATCCCAAAGAGTATTATAGAGTAATCCGTTTCCAGCGGTTGTTGTATATCTTGCAGCAGAGGCCAGATATGGAAATTACCCAATTGGCTTATCTCTGCGGATTTGCCGATCATTCGCACCTGGTAAAGGATTTCAAGTCTTTTACGGGGGTGTCGCCTACTCAATACCTTTTGTCACGTTCCCCTTATTCTACATTTTTTTCCAATGATTGCAGGTTGAATCTTATCAAAAAACATTGA
- a CDS encoding alpha/beta hydrolase yields the protein MQKTVLKINNIPAILWGDNTEKVIIAIHGNMSNKADIPIEIVAKNALTNNYQVLSFDLPEHGDRINEGTPCKVQYCIKDLADVMQYAKANWKHISLFANSLGAYFSLLAYPDEPVEKAWFLSPIVDMQRLIENIMSWFFITEQELESKQTISTPIGQKLYWDYYSFVKNHPVSHWTIPTHILYGSQDELCENDVISQFAEQFSCRLEIVEGSAHYFHTEKQLEVFNKFIAENI from the coding sequence ATGCAAAAGACAGTCCTGAAAATAAATAATATACCTGCCATCCTATGGGGAGACAACACTGAAAAAGTCATTATTGCAATTCATGGAAATATGTCAAATAAAGCCGATATACCGATTGAAATCGTTGCCAAAAATGCGTTGACAAACAACTATCAGGTATTGAGTTTCGACCTTCCGGAACACGGAGATCGCATCAACGAAGGCACGCCTTGCAAAGTTCAGTATTGTATCAAAGACCTGGCCGACGTCATGCAATATGCAAAAGCCAACTGGAAACATATCAGTTTATTTGCAAACAGCCTGGGAGCCTATTTCAGCCTCCTGGCCTATCCTGACGAACCGGTAGAAAAAGCCTGGTTCCTCTCCCCGATCGTCGATATGCAACGTCTTATCGAAAATATAATGAGTTGGTTTTTCATTACGGAACAAGAACTGGAAAGCAAACAAACCATATCCACTCCCATAGGACAAAAGCTATATTGGGATTATTACAGTTTCGTAAAAAACCATCCGGTATCCCATTGGACTATTCCTACTCATATTTTATATGGCAGCCAAGACGAACTATGTGAAAATGACGTCATATCCCAATTTGCCGAACAGTTTTCCTGTCGGTTGGAGATTGTCGAGGGATCAGCTCATTACTTCCATACAGAGAAACAATTAGAGGTATTCAACAAATTCATAGCAGAAAATATATGA
- a CDS encoding DUF6463 family protein, with the protein MKLWKYSGTFLTLTGVIHTIYAFFIGKETYWGMLKDGLFNLSGENYERDFAFWFLVCGIILIFWGQTLQHYIEREQKPAPQSLGYSLLIFTLVGCFIMPASGFWFFLPQALIIIFSNRRQTGRA; encoded by the coding sequence ATGAAGCTTTGGAAGTACAGTGGAACATTTTTGACTTTAACGGGGGTGATACATACAATTTATGCTTTCTTTATAGGGAAAGAAACCTATTGGGGAATGCTTAAAGACGGGTTATTCAATTTAAGCGGTGAAAATTATGAACGAGATTTTGCTTTTTGGTTTTTGGTATGCGGAATTATACTTATTTTTTGGGGGCAAACACTTCAACATTATATTGAAAGAGAGCAAAAACCAGCTCCGCAGTCTTTAGGTTATTCACTTTTGATATTTACCCTGGTTGGTTGTTTCATTATGCCGGCCTCCGGATTCTGGTTTTTTCTTCCGCAAGCCTTGATCATTATTTTTTCAAATAGAAGACAGACCGGCAGGGCTTAA
- a CDS encoding DinB family protein, translating into MTNFEFSEIVEGISSVIGTEEVILCGLPTETITLKRNKQNRTIKQILGHLIDSASNNHQRMIRLQYCEYLLFFPDYRQDNDRWIALQDYQNADWDNLIQLWKFYNLHIIQVIRSVDQTKLDNYWCDFEGIKVTLREMIKGYLDHLHLHINEIHDLMQA; encoded by the coding sequence ATGACGAACTTTGAATTTTCAGAAATTGTAGAAGGTATTTCCAGCGTAATCGGGACAGAAGAGGTGATATTGTGCGGCTTGCCAACAGAAACGATCACTTTGAAACGCAATAAACAAAATCGCACGATAAAACAGATTCTGGGCCATTTGATCGACTCGGCTTCCAATAATCATCAGCGGATGATCAGGCTCCAATATTGTGAATATTTGCTTTTCTTTCCTGATTATCGCCAGGATAATGATCGGTGGATTGCTTTGCAGGATTATCAAAATGCAGATTGGGATAACTTGATCCAGCTTTGGAAGTTTTATAATTTGCATATTATCCAGGTTATCCGGTCGGTCGACCAGACGAAGTTGGATAATTATTGGTGCGACTTTGAAGGAATAAAGGTCACTTTGCGGGAAATGATAAAAGGATATTTAGATCACCTGCATCTTCATATCAATGAAATTCATGATTTGATGCAGGCATAA
- a CDS encoding DUF5712 family protein — MHIDFAPPSNGIYNNAGSSRQLANYMEHEDFERMEKGIYTEGFFNLTDDNIYKSKVIKDIDSNIGQLIKTDAKFYAIHVSPSEKELRAMGNTEQEQAKAMKRYIREVFIPEYAKNFNKELSASDIKFYSKIHFDRSRSNNVLNMHCHLIISRKDQTNKKKLSPLTNHKNTKKGVVIKGFDRINLFRQVEQGFDKLFGYDRQQSESFVYYSMMKNNSLTEQLKLQEQEIQFNGRDTENNIDRKKVNNQVLYADINNTIIQDNSFISSISLETSFPHSSKEKNPKPRNRKKS, encoded by the coding sequence ATGCACATAGACTTTGCCCCACCATCTAATGGTATATATAATAATGCTGGTAGTAGCCGACAACTAGCAAATTATATGGAACATGAGGATTTCGAACGAATGGAAAAAGGCATCTATACCGAAGGCTTCTTCAATCTGACAGATGATAATATATACAAATCAAAAGTTATAAAAGATATTGATAGTAATATCGGGCAACTCATAAAAACGGATGCTAAGTTTTACGCTATCCATGTCAGTCCATCGGAAAAGGAGCTTAGGGCGATGGGTAATACAGAACAGGAACAAGCCAAAGCAATGAAGCGCTATATCCGTGAAGTATTTATTCCTGAATATGCCAAGAATTTCAATAAAGAGCTATCTGCTTCGGATATAAAGTTTTACAGTAAGATTCATTTTGACCGTAGTCGTTCCAACAACGTACTAAATATGCACTGTCATTTGATTATAAGTCGTAAAGATCAAACCAATAAAAAGAAACTTTCACCGCTTACCAACCATAAGAATACTAAGAAAGGAGTTGTAATAAAAGGCTTTGACCGTATAAATCTATTCAGACAAGTGGAACAAGGCTTTGATAAACTGTTTGGTTACGACCGCCAACAATCGGAATCATTCGTTTACTATAGCATGATGAAAAACAATTCTCTAACTGAGCAACTTAAACTACAAGAGCAAGAAATTCAGTTTAATGGAAGGGATACAGAGAACAATATTGATCGCAAGAAGGTAAATAATCAAGTTCTTTATGCAGATATTAATAATACTATCATACAAGACAATTCATTCATTTCTTCCATTTCATTAGAAACAAGTTTTCCACATAGTTCTAAAGAAAAAAATCCAAAGCCTAGAAATAGAAAAAAATCATAA